One genomic window of Aethina tumida isolate Nest 87 chromosome 3, icAetTumi1.1, whole genome shotgun sequence includes the following:
- the LOC109604747 gene encoding carboxypeptidase Q-like, producing MWSMKVSYLLFLFAVVYCDVIDNKVSDECDLSDALIKEIQSYQPIVDKIISATTNGRHKGATYNELAKFVDKFGARVSGTQNLEDSIDYMLNLMKKYGLDNVHGEDVEVPHWVRGKEEAWLVEPRVAPLPILGLGSSVSTAKEGIQAEVLVVRSFEELNQSNFSEKAAGKIIVFNNDWVSYGVSVAYRSQGASKAAEKGAVAALVRSVTPYSQRTLHTGHQSYNEGVRQIPVASITVEDARFFQRLQDRGEKIVVNLTMFNENYNMSTSRNVVGEIEGSVKPEKVVIVSGHIDSWDVGVGAMDDGGGAFISWYGLAVLRSLNLTAKRTVRSVLWTAEEPGLYGVIGYNQTHSQDLDNFMFVMESDEGTFTPLGLEYTAGSQGGCIIKEILKLFEAINTTRAEYGYGVGSDISIWTSTGIPGAALLNDNEKYFWYHHTDADTLDIEDPDTLDKATALWAASAYIIADLSIDFPRESVSVADDKNKISVINAAINRDPLNTQ from the exons ATGTGGTCGATGAAAGTATCGTATCTACTGTTCCTATTCGCGGTTGTCTACTGCGATGTAATCGACAACAAAGTCAGCGATGAGTGCGACCTGTCCGACGCACTCATCAAAGAAATCCAATCGTACCAGCCCATAGTGGACAAGATCATCAGTGCAACAACAAATGGAAGACACAAAGGGGCGACATACAATGAACTGGCAAAATTTGTGGATAAATTCGGAGCCAGAGTTTCCGGTACGCAGAACCTTGAGGATTCCATTGATTACATGCTCAATTTGATGAAAAAGTATGGACTCGATAATGTCCATGGAGAAGACGTAGAAGTTCCTCATTGGGTCAg aggtAAAGAGGAAGCCTGGCTCGTGGAGCCAAGGGTAGCCCCACTCCCCATCTTAGGTTTGGGATCATCGGTATCGACTGCAAAAGAAGGGATCCAAGCTGAAGTACTGGTGGTACGGTCATTCGAAGAACTAAACCAAAGCAATTTCTCAGAGAAGGCTGCCGGCAAAATTATAGTCTTTAATAACGATTGGGTCTCGTACGGAGTTTCCGTGGCATACAGAAGTCAAGGTGCCTCCAAAGCGGCGGAAAAAGGAGCCGTGGCAGCTTTGGTGCGGTCGGTCACGCCCTACTCACAAAGAACTCTTCACACCGGACACCAAAGTTACAATGAAGGTGTCAGACAGATTCCTGTGGCGTCGATTACTGTAGAAGACGCACGATTCTTCCAAAGGCTCCAAGACAGGGGAGAGAAAATCGTAGTTAATCTTACAATGTTCAATGAAAATTACAACATGTCTACGTCACGAAATGTTGTGGGAGAAATTGAAGGTAGCGTAAAACCAGAAAAAGTCGTTATTGTGTCCGGACACATTGACAGTTGGGATGTCGGTGTCGGAGCTATGGATGATGGAGGTGGTGCCTTTATTTCCTGGTACGGATTGGCTGTTCTGAGATCTCTCAATCTGACTGCCAAGCGTACCGTAAG GTCTGTTCTGTGGACGGCAGAAGAACCGGGCCTTTACGGCGTCATTGGATACAATCAGACGCACTCCCAAGACTTGGATAACTTTATGTTTGTTATGGAATCAGACGAAGGCACATTCACTCCTCTAGGTTTGGAATATACGGCTGGAAGTCAGGGTGGTTGCATCATCAAAGAAATCCTCAA aCTTTTCGAAGCCATCAACACTACAAGAGCAGAATATGGTTATGGAGTCGGATCTGACATTTCAATTTGGACTAGTACAGGCATTCCTGGTGCCGCACTGTTAAATGACaacgaaaaatatttctggTACCATCATACTGATGCTGACACTTTGGATATTGAAGACCCCGATACTCTCGATAAAGCTACAGCTTTATGGGCAGCTTCAGCTTATATTATTGCTGACCTCAGTATTGATTTTCCCAGGGAATCTGTCTCAGTAGctgatgataaaaataaaatatctgtgATTAATGCTGCTATCAACAGAGATCCTTTAAATACACAATAG